Within Triticum dicoccoides isolate Atlit2015 ecotype Zavitan chromosome 1B, WEW_v2.0, whole genome shotgun sequence, the genomic segment AATGCATTGTGAGAGTACAGTTTGTTGCAATTTCAACCATATAGTGTATTATCAGTTTATCACCCCATCAGTTGGAATACTTTTTCATATATTGGAAGTCAAAGTTACATAGGTTTGACTGCATATACATTTTAGGACACCATCAGTTTACAATACATATAAGGCAATAACTAGCTGTGAAAATACGAGAGATTTAGTTACTTACAGAAGTTTAAGGGATGAAGATTGTGAAAGACTGTCAGGAATGGAGCCCGTCAGATTATTGCGTGACAAATCCCTGACAATTAGTGAGGTCCCAGATAAACCGCTTAGTTACTCAAAGGAAAAATAAAACATCCAATGTGTAATAGCGTGATGGTCTTTTACTTACAAGTACTCTAATCCTCTGAGATCCCCAAAAGAAGACGAGATGTTACCACTCAGACCCATAGAAGATAGGTTCCTGCAGTGTATATGTAATTATGTCTACGACAGTTCAGATAGATACAATATGCACTGAACAATCTTTTCATCAAAAATTAACTCACAAGCCTGTAACAGTTGGTGAGCTGGAGACAGAATAGCTGCAACTCAATCTATCCCACGCAAATTTTCTCGGCACACATGGATCCCCCATCCAGTTGTTTTTCACCCGGTACTTGTCTCTGATCGCCGTGATGGCAGAAACTGTTACATTTCACAGTAGCAGCAGATAAAGCTCTTATCAGCGACCTAAAAAAAATCAGCTGAAATGCAGTTGCTAGCTAGTTTCATTTATGATCCACTTTTAATCTGAAAATAATAACAGGTTACCATCTTGAGCCGCCGTGGCTACGCCCGTGGTAGGGAGGACCGAGAATACCTCGACGGCGTTGATGATCGGGGGAAGGGTCGAGTTCGCGGTGGCATTGAGCAAGATGTCGTACCGGTCTAACCCATGGTAGGGTTTGTCGTTGTAGATGGCATCGGTTACAAGGTACCGGGGCGACATGACGAGAGGATACAAGAGCTTGCCATTCATGGTGATATAAAACTCATGCACCGCGTTGCTCTCTAGCTCTGCAAAGTACAACATGCAAATATACCTTGGGATGGGGTTGTTGGCGTTCGGTTCCGCGTCCCAGTGGAATCGGATGGGGGAGGAGGAGTTAAGGGGCTTGATGGCGGTTTGCATAACGGCAGATGGCACTTCGAAGCTGTCGACCTTGATCACACTCTTGGTCGTTGAGATCTCTGACCACTCCCTTGGATCTCTCCATGGAAGCCATGCACGGTCGTAAGGATCGTCTGGGTACCTGCATGTACATTCGTAATGTATTCAGTATCACCAGCTTCGCTTCTGGGTATCAACTTTACTAGTCAACTGAGACTAATTCTAGATAGTTTAACTTAGTTTCGTTTATGTATGCGCTGATGATTTTGAACCTGTGTTTTCTTCTGTTATTGTGATGATACTAGAAACATGACGTGAGGTTGCTCAACAAAACAACTATGACTGTTTCCAagtcataatataagagcatttttgacactagtgctcAGGACTAACTCTCTAAACCAGGGTCCAGGCGCACCCCAATGTATATCCGTGTCGCCTAGCTTCGTGCTAGCTCGCTATCCCCACTTATGGGCCGTTTCATAGAGACTTCCTATTTTAATTTCTCCCCCAAGCAATAGCATCTAAACTTGAAACTTTGTAAGTCAACAAAAACATTAGACTACAATTTGCTGAAAGCATTTTGGGGTTTTCTTGGTGCAGCATAAATATATATAATGATTTCTTGATAAATATATAATTTGGTATTGCGTAATACCACTTGTGTTTCCTTTGGAGCCGGCACAATATCTTGTgattgacgaagtcaccacagGGGACTTCGTAGTCGACGGAAATGTCTCCTGCCATTAAACGAACATCGTCGAAAAGACTGAAATAGATCCAGAAATATGCGAGCACTAGTATGTGCGCTGGTTCCACCATAAGGAACCTAACCATCTGAGATAGCCTTAGCTCGCATTATAACGTATATCTCCTATGTGGTTCTTTCCATATCATGCAAATGTACAATATAGAATCAACTAGCCAtgcccgcgcggcggcacgccgcgcctatCGATACATTATCTGTGTGTGTATATATGTATTGTTTTGTTTGTGTGATAAAAAATAAGACTTTTGCCAGCACGTGTTTGTAGTCATAACTTTATAGTCACAAAAAGCAAGGCATGCACAGGAACAATTTGCAAATGATACATTTATTATCAGCATGAGTGCTTCATTTTGCATGATGGAAATTATACATTGCCCTTTTTTTAAGCAAGACCGGACAAATTACATTCATTCGTAGCTGATATCATTCTTGTGGAGCCTTCCGCTGGATTGGTACCTGCAATGAAATGGTGCAAAGCTTTTGCAAATTGGTCCATGCGACCTACGGGTGCTTAGCGACAGTGCATGCAACAATGATTGTGAACAAATAAAAGAGGCATCGATATGATATGCATTTGATTCAGAACTGACCAATCGATTGTGAGTTAAAGTAAAAGTACAAAAATTTCATTCAATAACTTCTAAATCATTTCAAATACTCGTAAGTTAAATCAATTAACCATGATTGACTAAAATAATCATTCGCCAAAGTCTTTCACTCTTATCTTTTAGGAAACAAGAGTTTGTGAGCTGCATGTGTTTGGTTGATCAATCCAAGAAGACGGCCATTCTCATTGTTACAAAAATCTTTAATTGTCAGCAAAACATCATGAAGAAGAACAGAATAAAGTCTCTGACATGCTATTGCTATCATTGCTATCTATAGGACACAGATAGAAAGAACTTTGAACTGCTGATATTTTAGTGGGTTTGAACTTGTTGACTTggtgcgaataaaaatatagtagaTGCATATTTTTTTAAATTTTGCACGCACAAAACACACACGATCACTCATCCACTTGCATGGCGCATGCATGCAAAAAGCCGTGTACAACTTGACGTACCACGTCGTCCACGTGCGTGTCCCATACACTCAAGCAACCATGTACAGCCTAGCGTACCTCTAACAGTTAAACGAAAACATATCGGACAAAAACGTCGCCAACACGCATGTGCCATGCACACACATAAACATGTACAGCTCGGGGTAACTCCAACAATTGAGCATACAACATTCCCCAATCGACATGCAGGCCAGACGAATCAGATTTAATCTTAGTACACCTGACCAACTCTAGAAAGACAAATCTGATTTGACTTCACTACATGGGACCAAATCCGACAGCTACCTATTTAGACCCGTACACAGCCCATCATGCAACCCACTTCTCCGATCTGCATGCAATCAGCAATACATGCCCAAATTTTAGAACATTCTATTTTGCTTTCTTGCCACAATCTATATGAACTTAGCTGGAACAGGCTACAGAATATTCGCACATATATGTAACTGAAGAAGCAAAGAAATGTCGGACGGCAACACAGACACACGCGGCCACAAGAAGAAGCGGAGCTTCCGCCGGACCTGATACTGCGAGGAGCGCGCACACTCATCTGCCTCGCCCTCGGCCTCAAACTCCACTCTGTTGGAATCAACCACGTAGTGTGACCAGTCCGGTACGGACTTGGTACAGTCACCAAGTAGGATTTGTATTTGGACTAGGACTAGGACTAGTAGGACTAGCTTAGCTAATATATATACTGCTGTACCCACGTGTAATCAGACCAGATCGATCAAAGCAATAAAAAGTAAAGGCTCGACACGGGCCTTTAGCCATCGCTCACGTCTCCTGTGTCCTCATGTGCTTGCTAGCTTTAGACTTGTACGTGTGTGTGCTCGTCTCCGTCGAAGCAGCCGGAAGCAATCGGCTGTAACTTGTACGTCGCTGCATATTGTCGGAAAGTACTTGACAACAGCGTTGTCAAGGTCGGGTCTGTGCCAACAATTGatatctagagcaaggttgatcttCTAGTAACGGAGGATCATGTCAGACGACGAGAAGACTAAGcagcttttttttttgcgggaaatagaagACTAAGCAGCTGGCGTAGTACTCCGGTGCGGCTAAAGTATTTGCTGCTCCGGCGAGTTCGTCGTACCCACGATTTGATCACGAGAACTTTGGGGTCTGGAAGGCCCTCATGGAGTGTGGTCTCCGTGCCAACGAGCTATGGGACGCGGTGGATCCCAGAGGCGATGCGTTCAGGAAGGAGGGAGCCGAGCACCGGAAGGATCGGCAGGCGGCGTCGGCGCTTTATTCGGTGATGCCGATGGATGTCCTCCAACACCTGATCACCAAAGAAACAGCGAAGGAAGCGTGGGATACCTTGAAGCTCATGTTCAAGGGACACACCCGCGTCAAGCAAACTAATCTCCAAACTCTCCTAAGGAACTATGAGACTTTGGTCATGGGCGACAATGAGTCCGTGGATGCGTTCGCTTCACGGGTGGCTACTCTCGTCAATTGGATCCGCGCGCTTGGTGAAAACCTCATGGAGACCTCGGTTGTCCGGCGGTTCTTGCGCGCAGCCCCTCCCCGGTAGCTGCAAATTATCACGGCGATCGAGCAATGCATCGATCTCGAGACTCTCTCCATCGACGATCTCGTCGGACGCTACAAGGCTCACGACGAGCGTATGCGGTACAGTCTCGGGGATGGGAGGAATGATGAGAATGTCATGCTCACACGGGCTCAATGGTTGGCGCTGGACTCAAGGAGAGGAGGCGAGGGCTCTAGCAGCAACACTCGCCAAGATCGCGCGCCAAAAGAACAAAGTAagaagaacgccggcgacggcgctCCGAAGAAGAAGAAGTTCGACAAGCGCAAGATCAAGTGTCACAATTGTGGCATCATGGGGCACTTCAAGTCGGAGTGCAAGAAACCACCGAAGGAGAAAGCTCTCATGGCCAAAGGAGGCGATGATGGAGACATGATGCTCATGGTCGAAGTATGTGAGCTAATGGATGAGGATACTCCAGCTCCAAAGGCGCCGGCTACAGAGGTTGTCACGCTCATAGAGGAGGCAGTTTATCTTCACGATAAGAAGAGGATGAACACGTCGAGGCACGTGTGGTACCTCGACACGGGCGCTAGCAACCACATGATCGGCGACAAGGACCAGTTTTCTGAGCTCAGTGTTTCGGTGGGAGGCACGGTTCGGTTTGGTGATGACCGGACCGTTGACATCGCATGGCGAGGTACTGCCCTGTTTGAGTTGAAGAATGGCGGCCACAAGGTACTCACAGATGTGTACTATATTCCCAagctaaagagtagcatcataagtCTTGGCCAGCTCGAGAAGCGTGGTTGCAAGATTGTGCTCGAAGATGGCTTTCTATGGGGGTATGATCGTCAGAGGATGTTGATTATGAAGGTGCAGAGGTCACCAAACAGGCTCTACGTCCTCAACTTGGATCGTGTGGATCCGGTATGTCTCCTGTCGAGCATGGACGACTCAGCATGGAAGTGGCACGCACGCTACGGTCATCTAAATTTCCAGGCTCTTCGGCAACTTGGACAAAAGGAGATGGTACGTGGTCTACCGTGCATCAATCATGTCAACCAAGTGTGCGACGGTTGTCTCATTGGGAAACAAAGGCGAGCCCCGTTCCCAAGAGAGGGAAACTTTAGAGCGAGCAAAGCTCTTGAGTTGGTCCACGGAGACTTGTGCGGACCGATTACACCGACAACCCCTGCCGAAAACAGATACTTCTTGCTCGTCGTCGACGACTTCAGCAGATTCATGTGGATCGTGTTGTTGAAGACGAAGGACCAAGCTTTGCAAGCCTTCAGGATAATAAAGATGGCGGCTGAAGTAGAATCTGAAGCCAAGTTGAAGGCCCTCCGTACCGANNNNNNNNNNNNNNNNNNNNNNNNNNNNNNNNNNNNNNNNNNNNNNNNNNNNNNNNNNNNNNNNNNNNNNNNNNNNNNNNNNNNNNNNNNNNNNNNNNNNNNNNNNNNNNNNNNNNNNNNNNNNNNNNNNNNNNNNNNNNNNNNNNNNNNNNNNNNNNNNNNNNNNNNNNNNNNNNNNNNNNNNNNNNNNNNNNNNNNNNNNNNNNNNNNNNNNNNNNNNNNNNNNNNNNNNNNNNNNNNNNNNNNNNNNNNNNNNNNNNNNNNNNNNNNNNNNNNNNNNNNNNNNNNNNNNNNNNNNNNNNNNNNNNNNNNNNNNNNNNNNNNNNNNNNNNNNNNNNNNNNNNNNNNNNNNNNNNNNNNNNNNNNNNNTGCATTCACGGAATTTTGCGAGGCTCAAGGGATCAAGAGGTATCTTACGGCACCATATTCACCGCAGCAAAATGGTGTTATGGAACGGAGGAATCAAACCGTGGTGGCAATGGCACGAAGCATGTTGAAGAGTAAAGGCATGCCGGGCAAGTTTTGGGGTGAGGCGGTCAATATGGCCGTTTATCTGTTGAACCGGGCTCCAACCAAGAGTGTGGTTGGGATGACGCCGTACGAAGCATGGTACGGACACAAGCCCACAGTTGATCATCTTCGCACTTTTGGGTGCGTGGCGCATGTAAAAACGGTGGGTGGGCATACTAGCAAATTGACGGATCGGAATACTCCAATGGTGTTGGTTGGCTATGAAAAAGACACGAAGACATACCGTGCGTGCAACCCCTCAACCAATAAGGTGGTTGTGACGCGTGACGTAGTCTTTGAAGAAGCAAGGTCATGGAATTGGAACTCCACCGAGCCAGTATACCCGTCTTCCGATGATATTTTCAACGTTGTTTATGATGATTACGAGCATACAGACATTGGTGATCAACCGGAGACGTCGGCCGCGACAAACGGCGCGGACGGCGCGGCAGAAAATGGAGACGCGCCAGCTACTCCCGCTGCGTCACACGCGCACGAGCAAGAAGGACCGGCTGGTGTGCCTGAAGACACGCCAGGCAGCGCCAGCGGCGCTCGACCTGGTGGCTCACATATGCGTGGAGGCACTGGACGAAGCCCATCAGGAGTCTGTCCACCTCAAAGCCCAGGTGGCTCATCAACCAGCCTGGGAAGCCCACGTGGTGCACAACTGCACATGAGCTGGCTGGTTCTCCTATAAGAGTAGGAGAAGGAACACCAATCTCAACTGGTTCATCTGGTGGACGTACAGCCAGTCCAGGAGTGCTCCAATCGCCAGAAATCGGGAGTTTGGCAACTCCAGATGATGTTACTTCGTCTTTGACTGAACAGGAGAGAAGGGAACGTCCGCCGTCACCAGTACGTCTTTGATCAGTGGTGAATTTATATCCAAAGGAAGCACTTCCAAAAGTAAATCCTGTGAAAATTAAAGGAAGAGGACGGCGGTGTCTGCTTAGCGTCGAGGAACCGACGAAATTTGAAGATGCAAACACGGAGGAGTGTTGGCGTCGTGCTATGGACGAGGAGTTGGGATCAATCCAAGACAACAAAACATGGGAGCTCGTGGATCCACCCAACGACCATAAAATCATAGGGCTCAAGTGGGTGTACAAAGTCAAGAAAGATGCCGAAGGAAACTTGGTGAAGCATAAGGCAAGGCTCGTAGCCAAAGGATACGTGCAAGAGCAAGGTGTAGACTTAGAGGAAGTGTTCACTCCTGTCACAAGGATGGAATCGGTGAGGCTAGTTATAGCTCTCGCGGCTCAAGAATCTTGGAGGCTACATCACATGGATGTAAAATCCGCGTTTTTGAATGGGGAGTtaaaagaagaagtatatgtgaaGCAACCACCGGGTTACATCAAAAAGGGAGAGGAGCACAAGGTGTTGAGACTACATAAGTCATTGTACGGGCTATGCCAAGCTCCTCGGGCATGGAACATCAAGCTTGATCGTACACTAGTTTCTCTTGGTTTTGAGAAGAGTCCACTGGAGCATGCTATGTACAAGGCGAGGTAAAGGCAAGGATCGTCTCCTAGTGGGCATCTATGTTGATGATCTCTTGATAACTGGAGCAGATGAGGAGGAGATTGCTAGGTTCAAGCTACAAATGAAGGAGCTTTTCAAGATGAGTGATCTAGGGCTCTTGACTTACTATCTCGGGATCGAGGTACATCAAAAGCCGGAGGAAATCACACTATGCCAGGAGGCATATGCAAAGAAGATTCTTGAAAGCTGTAGCATGGAGGACTGCAATCCAAGTCATGTTCCAATGGAGCCTCGACTTAAACTTAGCAAGAGGAGCCAAGCACCCGCGGTTGATGCAACGGAGTATAGAAGTGTGGTCGGAAGCCTAAGGTATCTTGTGAATACACGACCAGACTTGGCCTATTCCGTTGGCGTAGTGAGTCGCTTCATGGAAGCACCCACGACAGAACATTGGGCAGCTGTGAAACAAATACTCAGGTACATCAAAGGGACAACTAACTTCGGTTGTGTCTATTTAAGAGAAAAGCGAAAGGAGATGGTGGAGCTACTTGGCTACAGTGATAGCGACTTGGCAGGAGATATTGACGACCGTAAAAGTACCTCGGGCGTGGCATATTTCTTGGGAAGAAGCATTGTGAGTTGGCTATCACAAAAGCAGAAGGTGGTCGCATTATCAtcttgtgaagcggagtatattgcAGCTGCAACCGCGGCGGATCAAGGTGTGTGGCTAGAAAGGCTACTCGGTGACCTCACTGACAAGGAAACGGAAGGAGTGGTGCTCTATGTTGACAACAAGTCCACGATTGCTCTATGTAGAATCCAGTGCATCATGATAGAAGTAAGCACATTGATATAAGGTATCACTACATACGAGATTGTGTGGAAGAAGACAAGATTGAAGTCAACTACATTTGCACCGGCGATCAGCTTGCAGATATCCTGACCAAGTCTTTGGGACGACAGAAGTTCACGGAGATGCGGGGAAAAAATCAGCGTCCAAGCTGTGAAGTGAAGACATCGTGGTTGGGGGGTGATTGTTAGAATCAACCACGTAGTGTGACCAGTCCGGTATGGACTTGGTACAGTCACCAAGTAGGATTTGTATTTGGACTAGGACTAGGACTAGTAGGACTAGCTTAGCTAATATATATACTGTTGTACCCCCGTGTAATCAGACCAGATCGATCAAAGCAATAAAAAGTAAAGGCTCGACACGGGCCTTTAGCCATCGCTCGCGTCTCGTGTGTCCTCGTGTGCTTGCTAGCTTTAGACTTGTACGTGCGTGTGCTCGTCTCCGTCGAAGCAGCCGGAAGTAATCGGCTGTAGCTTGTACGTCGCTGCATATTATCGGAAAGTACTCGACAACAGCGTCGTCAAGGTCGGGTCTGTGCCAACACCCTTCTATGTCTCTACCGGGTAGCAACGGCCGAACTGCACAGTGAGACAAAGCAGGCCGCAACGGCACGGCGCCCCTCAACGCGTATAGCCGTGATGCTCCAGAGCAACGCTCAATCTGGgagaggagtggaagaagagggagGATCGAGAGATTGTCCCTCCATGAATGCCTGCTCTCCTTACTGGGCTCCCCTCTCCTTACTGGGCTCCTGAGGCATCGCCTCGACGAAGAAACACGGGAGAGATGTCCCTCTCATCGCCCCTGCGTTAGCGCGCACGTGCTCCGGCCCCGGCCCATGCAGTGAAGGAAAGTCTAGTCCGAGATGCAACTTCTTCCGTCAGAGACATCAGCTGGCCCAGCTCGTCGACGCGCCAAGCACGTCTGCAGAAGAGCACCGATTAGCTTCACGATATAAAGACGGCCGCAAAAGAAATACAATGGAACAGGTGACGACACTGTACCTGCCATCTGCGAACAGAAGTTAGACGTCAAAGTCGCGAGCGCGGCAGCCGATGGCCGGCATCCTCGTACTCACGGCCGCTCTTGCGCGAGGCGTCGCCGTCATCAAAGAAGCGCGCCACCGTCGACTCGGGTAGCTGCGCTGCCGCATCTGCATTCAGCCTAGCGCGTTCGTTGGGGTCGGTAGTATCCGACGGCGGCAGCCTGACACACCACACACGCAAGCCCAACACTGCCGTGTTCATGGCCGCCGCCATGGTCTACACGCAGCTCCCTCCGTGCACCTTCCTGTGAGCTGTTCACCATCAGAGGACACAGGACAGCCGATTACGATGCGGACATCGCCGTGGTTGCCGACCATGGTGAAGACTGTGCTCTTGGTCATCGGCATGGTCTGCATGCACCTCCCTCATGCAGCTTCCCGTGTGGGACGCTCGCCGCCATAGCGCATCCGACGACGACGTGGATGTCGGTTGCTAGGATAGAACCCAGGCTCTCCACCGGCAGCGCTGGCGCCATGTTCGACGGGAGGGCACGACGCCGACCAACCACAGCGGCACGCACCCTGGAAGGTCGACCTGGACGCTGTGGACCATTACGGAAAGCAGAAAGAGGAAACCAAAATGATCACGACACGGCTAACGACGGGTCTCTGGATTAGACGCTGCAAGTGGCGCCGAGTACCGCGGGCGGCAACTCTAGATTAGACGATGGAAGCGGCGCCGATCTTGATAGCGCATGCAAGCAAAGGTGGCTCGCAAAGACAGGAGCACGCAAGCGGAGAGCCCAACTCATGAAGGCCCACGCGTACATGCACACAGGAAAGAAAAGATACACAATCTAGTCAACGTATCGGCATGGCTTACAAAAAACGGAAATGGCTATAGGCACACACAATCACCCAAACCACGTTACGTAAAATTTGAAGCGAAGACCTACAGTCACCAGGGAAATTTACACACCAGGAGCCCAAAGAAATACGCGTGGCCGTGGCCCGTTTACCCTCACGTCGCAGTCAACCAAGTGGGTAAACCTGGAGGCAAAATCTTCGCCGGATATAGTGTTCTGGGTATTCGTCCATTATGAAAAAAGAATGCCTACGACGACATATGAAAAAGATGTATGCATGATTTTTGACATCAACGGTGCTTACCTGACATTCTTGGGAGTTCCAAAGTTGGTCCTGGTGACAAGAACGAGCCCTTGCGTCTCATTGACCTGCGGGTAGAGCTCGCTCTTGTGGGGCCTCAGGTTTAGGCTGGAGATAAACGGCGTCCCTGAGCCAGTATTCACGAGGCACACCTGCACGGAACCGCCAGGGACCACAACGACGACTTCCTCAATCGTCGGTGAGCTTGCATCAGAGATGTTCACCGTCTTCCAATAGTTAACCCCGAGGTGGAGGTCGAAGATGGGAAGCATGTCAAGACCGTCGTAATTGCCGTACTTGAACATGGCACGGACGAGATACTTGGGCCCTGCCGACACGAGTGGCCGGAGCGTGTAGCAGTTGCGTGCGCCGGTGGG encodes:
- the LOC119350697 gene encoding putative leucine-rich repeat receptor-like protein kinase At2g19210, with product MATQWPLLPLSMAASSVVLQVHGQIDKLAGFISIDCGLPANAVGYVDNTTKLRFTGDAGFTDAGSNHNISAQYITPTMPWGWHTVRSFPTGARNCYTLRPLVSAGPKYLVRAMFKYGNYDGLDMLPIFDLHLGVNYWKTVNISDASSPTIEEVVVVVPGGSVQVCLVNTGSGTPFISSLNLRPHKSELYPQVNETQGLVLVTRTNFGTPKNVRYPDDPYDRAWLPWRDPREWSEISTTKSVIKVDSFEVPSAVMQTAIKPLNSSSPIRFHWDAEPNANNPIPRYICMLYFAELESNAVHEFYITMNGKLLYPLVMSPRYLVTDAIYNDKPYHGLDRYDILLNATANSTLPPIINAVEVFSVLPTTGVATAAQDVSAITAIRDKYRVKNNWMGDPCVPRKFAWDRLSCSYSVSSSPTVTGLNLSSMGLSGNISSSFGDLRGLEYLDLSRNNLTGSIPDSLSQSSSLKLLDLTGNRLTGEIRSRLLKRSQDGFLTLRLVPY